ACATCATCTCAAAGCTAGCTGCAGGGGAGTATGGACTGCATGAACTTGAATCGAAATGGCATGACCTCATCCAAGAGGCAATCAATATACGAACAGGAAATCCAAAACGAAGCTTTACGACAAACAAAGAGAGAGTGAACGTTACGATCCAATTTGCTAAGGAGCTTATTAGAACATGTAGTTTAAATGAGGTAAAACTAGAAAACTATCAGCCAAAACACTTAGAAGAACTAATAAAATATAAGCTCACTGAAAGTCAGTTGGAATTCACTTCACACCCCAAAGATGCGTTATTAGCTTGTGAAACAGATAAGGGAAGGCATCCCATAGTTATTTTAGAGAAAGGGCAGATTGCAGGATTTTTCGTTTTATATCAGGGGGAGGAGCTTACTAAATATACAGACAACCCAAATGCGATTCTTTTACGGGCATATTCCATTTCGGTCCCTTTTCAGGGTAAAGGTGTGGCAGGAAAATCCTTGGATCTTCTCCCTGATTACGTGGAGCGGAATTTCCCTTATGTGGATGAGGTGGTGTTGGCGGTAAATCTAAGAAATGAAGATGCACAGCGAGTGTACTTGAGGTCAGGGTTCAAAGACAGTGGAAGAAGGGTGATGGGGCGGATGGGAGAGCAGTATGTGTATCAACTGAAGATGAAAGGAGAATGATTATGGATTATGAAACAGCATTAAGCCAATACATAAAAGCAACAAACACCCACAACTTTGATAACGTGGAAAAATTGCTCCACACAAATGTCGTTTACTGGTTTACCAATAAATCCTGTACGACCATGGAAGAAATCCGCGCTTTTTTTGAAAACGCATGGGACACGATTAAAGAGGAAGTCTACTCGGCAAAGAATGTGCAGTGGATTGCGGTGGATGAACACACGGCCACTTGCCTCTATACCTTCCATTATGAAGGTTACATGAACGGGGAGTACATCTCGGGCAGCGGGCGTGCAACTAATGTCTTTGTAAAAGAAAAGGAAGAATGGAAGTTGATTCATGAGCATTTGAGCCGATAAAAAGAAAAATGGTTTATAAAAGGGGATTGTTATGAACTGCAAAATAGTATTTTTCGATATTGATGGTACCATCACGCATCATGAGGATGGCAGTATTTCAGAGAGAACAAAGGCTGCTATTCAAACGTTAAAAGAGCAAGGAATTATTGTGGTAGCAGCAACGGGCCGCCCGCTATCGATGTGCAAGGAGATTCGGGAGCTCGGGATTGATACATTCATCACAGCTAATGGAGGATATGCCAAACATCTAGAAGAGGTCATTCATAAAATCCCTCTGGACAAACAGGTGAT
This window of the Sutcliffiella horikoshii genome carries:
- a CDS encoding GNAT family N-acetyltransferase, translated to MTSRKLTNEDAAILKDIHLSLAETCKKPQLDGIYVQSSNLAAEGYFYNEGSFGKEVHNIPVTWWLLKNKGVTILGQPVGELSLNVTTEDLTNYVRKNMNEYWAKRVSVMEKRKEELIDYPVQQVEKEMEWTVLGLLRQLYTLRERDIISKLAAGEYGLHELESKWHDLIQEAINIRTGNPKRSFTTNKERVNVTIQFAKELIRTCSLNEVKLENYQPKHLEELIKYKLTESQLEFTSHPKDALLACETDKGRHPIVILEKGQIAGFFVLYQGEELTKYTDNPNAILLRAYSISVPFQGKGVAGKSLDLLPDYVERNFPYVDEVVLAVNLRNEDAQRVYLRSGFKDSGRRVMGRMGEQYVYQLKMKGE
- a CDS encoding YybH family protein; this translates as MDYETALSQYIKATNTHNFDNVEKLLHTNVVYWFTNKSCTTMEEIRAFFENAWDTIKEEVYSAKNVQWIAVDEHTATCLYTFHYEGYMNGEYISGSGRATNVFVKEKEEWKLIHEHLSR